The Flavobacterium sp. 1 genome contains the following window.
TTTGATATGCAAATACACAAACTTACCTCTTAGAGGAAAATCCTGAATAGTGATCTCATCCAAAAAGCCCTTTGATACCAGTTCAAATGTATTAAACTCTTGTGGAGGCTTAATTTTTTCCTCAAAATACAAGTGTAATATTTCTTCTGTATTAGTAGTAGAAACCACTTCAAAGTGGTCTACTAAAAAATCAGGCAGCATCAATTTTAAAAGGTCAATAGGAGTCATCTCAAATTATAAGATTACAAAGTTCTTATTTTATTTTAACATTTCCTCCCCAGGTTTTGTTCTTGATCCATTCTTTTTTCAAAAATACTTATATTT
Protein-coding sequences here:
- a CDS encoding transposase; amino-acid sequence: MTPIDLLKLMLPDFLVDHFEVVSTTNTEEILHLYFEEKIKPPQEFNTFELVSKGFLDEITIQDFPLRGKFVYLHIKRRRWTNKTTGEIIKRDWNLVAKGTRMTQEFAAFLKEINR